From Lolium perenne isolate Kyuss_39 chromosome 5, Kyuss_2.0, whole genome shotgun sequence, a single genomic window includes:
- the LOC127303940 gene encoding ABC transporter G family member STR encodes MQPQQQQHRSAMRREDRRASEMPAHRTERVGEADTRRAAELPPRRTERAGEADTRRAAELPPRPIETTRRAAEKPAHRTERAGEADTRRAAELPPRRTERKKSLESLLDAPEVRGKRSGPVPAGEKVTNFPGQGLEFKNLSYSVIKKQKKDGVKIKKEVYLLNDISGQALRGQVTAILGPSGAGKSTFLDAIAGRIAKGSLEGSVSIDGRPVTTSYMKQISSYVMQDDQLFPMLTVLETLTFAAEVRLPPSLSRAEKLQRVWELIEQLGLQTTAHTYIGDEGVRGVSGGERRRVSIGTDIIHKPSLLFLDEPTSGLDSTSAYSVVEKVKDIAKGGSIVLMTIHQPSFRIQMLLDRIVILARGRLIYLGNPVTLPTYLAGFGRPVPDGENSMEYLLDVIKEYDESTLGLEPLVAYQRDGSKPNEAAKTPVPRTPRTPYQKSVQFRQIQLKSNNHFSLASATPHANPFSNFESYNIDDEEGDFDNSLERKTRTPLHNITSGYHPRLASDFYKDFSVWVYNGVAGTPQRRPTWTPARTPSRTPVPSYPPSRVTTPHRSIPPSPQEPVFKIEEPTYQEYELAIEPLDAPEDGPKFANPWLREVIVLSWRTALNVVRTPELFLSREIVLTVMALILSTLFHRLSASDFLTINRILNFYIFAVCLVFFSSNDAVPTFIQERFIFIRERSHNAYRASSYVISSLIVYLPFFAIQGFTFAVITKFMLHLNSSLLYFWIILFASLITTNAYVMLVSALVPSYITGYAVVIATTALFFLTCGFFLKRSKIPIVWRWLHYISAIKYPFEALLVNEFKGGHCYVGQANELSPGPLGQIKDSDLFTELHLNRTICPLIGQDVLTTMDITMDSIWVDVAILLAWGVLYRLFFYVVLRFYSKNERK; translated from the exons ATGCAGcctcagcagcagcagcacaggtCAGCCATGCGGAGGGAGGACCGGAGGGCGAGCGAGATGCCTGCCCATCGGACGGAGAGGGTGGGCGAGGCGGATACCCGGAGAGCGGCGGAGCTGCCACCCCGCCGGACGGAGAGGGCGGGTGAGGCGGACACCCGGAGAGCAGCGGAGTTGCCACCACGCCCAATAGAAACCACTCGGCGAGCGGCTGAGAAGCCTGCCCATCGGACTGAGAGGGCGGGTGAGGCGGACACCCGGAGAGCGGCAGAGCTGCCACCCCGCCGGACAGAGAGGAAGAAAAGTCTGGAGAGCCTCCTCGACGCACCGGAAGTGCGGGGGAAGCGCAGCGGCCCTGTTCCGGCTGGCGAGAAGGTGACCAACTTCCCTGGCCAGGGCCTCGAGTTCAAGAACCTGTCCTACAGCGTCATAAAGAAGCAGAAGAAAGATGgggtcaagatcaagaaggaggtgtACCTGCTCAATGACATATCTGGGCAGGCTCTCCGGGGTCAGGTCACCGCCATCCTCGGACCCAGCGGTGCTGGCAAGTCCACTTTCCTTGACGCCATTGCTGGAAGGATCGCCAAGGGGAGTCTCGAGGGATCCGTCAGCATCGACGGACGACCT GTCACCACCAGCTACATGAAGCAGATTTCCTCTTACGTCATGCAAGATGATCAGCTGTTTCCCATGCTTACGGTGCTGGAGACACTTACATTTGCAGCTGAAGTCAGGCTCCCACCATCCCTATCCAGGGCTGAGAAGCTGCAGAGGGTATGGGAACTCATTGAGCAGCTCGGTTTGCAG ACAACAGCTCACACATACATTGGGGATGAAGGCGTAAGAGGGGTCTCTGGCGGGGAACGCCGCAGAGTGTCAATTGGTACAGACATCATCCATAAACCATCCCTGCTATTTCTCGACGAACCAACCTCTGGCCTCGACTCCACTAGTGCATACAGTGTGGTGGAGAAGGTGAAGGATATTGCAAAAGGAGGAAGCATTGTGCTCATGACAATTCATCAACCGTCTTTCAGGATACAGATGCTTCTTGACAGAATTGTCATCCTTGCAAG GGGGAGATTGATCTATCTAGGCAACCCAGTCACACTTCCCACATACCTTGCTGGATTTGGTCGACCAGTACCTGATGGTGAGAACAGCATGGAATACCTACTGGATGTCATCAAGGAGTATGATGAATCAACACTTGGACTTGAGCCTTTGGTTGCTTACCAGAGGGATGGCAGCAAACCCAATGAAGCTGCAAAAACTCCggtaccaagaacaccaagaacaccatATCAGAAGTCAGTGCAGTTCCGACAAATCCAGCTCAAAAGCAACAACCACTTTTCACTTGCAAGCGCAACACCTCATGCTAACCCCTTCTCGAACTTCGAGTCGTACAATATTGATGATGAGGAGGGTGATTTTGACAATTCTCTTGAAAGAAAAACACGAACACCGCTGCATAATATAACCTCAGGCTACCATCCAAGATTAGCTTCAGACTTCTACAaggatttctccgtctgggttTACAATGGGGtcgcgggaacaccacaacggagGCCTACTTGGACTCCAGCTCGAACGCCATCAAGGACCCCAGTTCCAAGCTACCCACCAAGCCGTGTGACTACGCCACACAGGTCAATTCCCCCATCTCCCCAAGAACCAGTGTTCAAGATAGAAGAGCCAACCTATCAGGAGTACGAGCTTGCTATTGAGCCACTAGATGCACCCGAGGACGGGCCCAAGTTCGCAAATCCTTGGCTCAGGGAAGTCATCGTACTATCTTGGCGTACCGCACTAAATGTTGTGCGCACACCAGAGCTGTTCCTCTCACGTGAGATCGTTCTCACAGTCATGGCACTCATCCTTTCAACACTGTTCCATCGCCTCAGTGCTTCTGATTTCCTAACAATCAACCGCATCCTGAACTTCTACATCTTTGCAGTTTGTCTTGTCTTCTTCTCCTCAAATGATGCAGTTCCAACATTCATCCAGGAGCGCTTCATCTTCATCCGTGAGAGGTCCCACAATGCATACCGTGCTTCATCATATGTGATCTCCTCCCTTATTGTCTATCTCCCGTTCTTCGCCATTCAGGGCTTCACCTTTGCAGTGATCACAAAGTTCATGCTCCATCTGAATAGCAGTTTGCTTTACTTCTGGATCATCCTCTTTGCATCGCTCATAACCACAAATGCGTATGTCATGCTGGTGAGTGCACTTGTTCCAAGCTACATCACTGGCTATGCCGTCGTGATTGCGACAACAGCCCTCTTCTTCCTCACTTGTGGGTTCTTCTTGAAACGATCAAAGATCCCAATTGTCTGGCGTTGGCTTCACTACATCTCTGCAATCAAGTATCCATTTGAGGCATTGCTTGTGAACGAGTTCAAAGGAGGCCACTGCTATGTTGGCCAAGCTAATGAGCTGTCACCGGGACCTCTGGGACAAATCAAGGACAGTGACCTTTTCACAGAACTGCACTTAAACAGAACAATATGCCCCCTGATAGGCCAGGATGTGCTCACAACCATGGATATCACAATGGACAGCATCTGGGTAGATGTTGCAATCCTCCTTGCCTGGGGTGTGCTCTATCGACTCTTCTTCTACGTGGTCCTGAGATTCTACTCCAAGAACGAGAGGAAATAA
- the LOC127301301 gene encoding TPR repeat-containing thioredoxin TDX, whose amino-acid sequence MAKAGESSFNDEIMESDVELEGEVVEPDNDLPQKMGDPSVEVSEEKRDKAQLYKRKGVDALSEGKLNEAIEHLTEAILLNPTSAILYATRAGVFMKMKKPNAAIRDADVALQINPDSAKGYKSRGMAKAMLGKWEDAAHDLHVAAKLDFDEEISAELKKVEPNVHKIEEHKKKYERLRKERDMKKADAERKRKHAEEVSAASAVLKDGDVITIHSSNEFEAKIKAASSLSRLVILYFTATWCGPCRFMGPVYKSLAEKHRNIVFLKVDIDELGNVAHRWNVTSVPTFSFVINGKEIDKVVGADKTGLERKLAQYGSA is encoded by the exons ATGGCGAAGGCTGGAGAGAGCAGCTTCAACGATGAGATTATGGAGTCAGATGTCGAGTTGGAAGGGGAAGTTGTTGAGCCTGACAATGATCTTCCGCAGAAG ATGGGAGATCCATCAGTTGAAGTCTCTGAAGAGAAACGTGATAAGGCACAGCTGTACAAAAGGAAGGGCGTTGACGCGCTTTCGGAAG GTAAACTGAACGAAGCAATCGAGCACCTGACGGAGGCCATCTTGCTGAACCCCACTTCAGCTATCCTCTATGCAACCAGGG CTGGTGTTTTTATGAAGATGAAGAAACCAAATGCAGCAATTCGTGATGCAGATGTAGCATTACAG ATTAATCCAGATTCTGCTAAAGGATATAAATCACGAGGGATGGCAAAAGCTATGCTTGGAAAGTGGGAAGATGCTGCTCATGACCTTCACGTGGCAGCAAAACTGGATTTTGATGAAGAGATTAGTGCAGAGCTTAAGAAG GTTGAACCCAATGTCCACAAAATTGAGgaacacaagaagaagtatgaacGCTTGCGTAAAGAGAGGGACATGAAAAAAGCTGACGCTGAAAGAAAGCGTAAACATGCTGAGGAG GTTTCTGCTGCTTCTGCTGTTCTAAAGGATG GTGATGTGATCACTATCCACTCGTCAAATGAGTTTGAAGCAAAAATTAAGGCTGCATCAAGCTTGTCTAGGCTTGTGATTCTCTATTTCACTGCAACGTGGTGTGGGCCATGTCGTTTCATGGGACCGGTTTACAAAAGCTTAGCTGAAAAGCACCGGAACATCGTCTTTCTTAAGGTGGACATCGATGAATTAGGGAATGTTGCACATCGCTGGAATGTTACCAGTGTCCCAACATTCTCCTTTGTGATAAACGGCAAAGAGATCGATAAGGTTGTTGGTGCAGACAAGACTGGTCTTGAAAGGAAGCTTGCGCAGTATGGCTCAGCCTAA
- the LOC127301302 gene encoding protein TIFY 6b encodes MERDFMGAAGQRQRADEDDGGRKETAYFGAGGPPPMDWSFATRAEAGAAPGVMSFRSAPRAEHGQPQFSAAQKQQASRVLTHQRSFGAESHGSPQYTAAMRDAYGGPTSHQQQQQRQHNHQQQQQHAAVSAARVIPGSSPFNPSNQMFKVQTSPSLPNGGVAAGGTFKQPPFTMNSTTAVAPSRVGVYARNMPKPKMSQLTIFYAGSVNVFNNVSPEKAQELMMLASRGSLPSAPAAVTVTRSPETSFFAPAKVAAPEVSHSQEANLFAPAKFAAPDVSLTKQMLPQQRFSPPASGVSRPISSVSQASCLPKSASSSNIDSAVPKFPTQFVMPLASQPPSTRPSSGQSVAPPTSQHQPARPVTLSSSGQPVMPLASQPPPTRPVTLAAATVEAIMPRAVPQARKASLARFLEKRKERVTTVSPYSSAKSPIESSDTVGSSIENNKSSCTGIAMSSSHDKSVWRPRNISFGGESPSTNLHI; translated from the exons ATGGAGAGGGACTTCATGGGCGCCGCAGGGCAGCGCCAGCgcgccgacgaggacgacggcggcAGAAAGGAGACAG CTTACTTCGGAGCAGGAGGCCCGCCGCCGATGGACTGGTCGTTTGCCACCAGAGCCGAGGCCGGTGCAGCACCGGGGGTCATGTCTTTCAGGTCGGCGCCCAGGGCGGAGCACGGGCAGCCCCAGTTCTCCGCCGCGCAGAAGCAGCAGGCCTCTCGTGTCCTCACGCACCAG AGATCATTCGGTGCCGAGAGCCATGGCAGCCCACAGTACACCGCCGCTATGCGCGACGCATACGGCGGCCCAACTTCacatcagcaacagcagcagcgtcAACACAACCaccagcagcaacagcagcatgctGCTGTTAGTGCTGCCAGAGTGATTCCAGGGTCATCGCCGTTCAATCCGAGTAACCAGATGTTCAAGGTCCAGACTTCGCCTAGCCTACCAAATGGTGGCGTCGCTGCCGGCGGAACATTCAAACAGCCACCTTTCACGATGAACAGCACCACGGCCGTCGCGCCATCCAGAGTCGGTGTCTATGCAAG GAACATGCCAAAGCCGAAGATGTCGCAGCTGACCATCTTCTACGCCGGTTCCGTCAACGTGTTCAACAACGTTTCGCCGGAGAAG GCTCAGGAGCTTATGATGCTAGCTAGCAGAGGGTCTCTTCCAAGTGCACCTGCTGCTGTCACTGTCACTCGCAGTCCAGAGACAAGTTTCTTCGCGCCGGCTAAAGTCGCTGCACCCGAGGTTTCTCACAGTCAAGAAGCGAATCTTTTCGCGCCGGCTAAATTTGCAGCACCCGATGTTTCGCTCACAAAGCAGATGCTACCTCAGCAGCGCTTCTCGCCTCCTGCGTCAGGCGTTTCCAGACCGATATCCAGCGTGTCTCAAGCTTCGTGTCTCCCCAAGAGCGCCTCTAGCTCCAACATCGACTCGGCGGTCCCTAAATTTCCAACCCAATTTGTTATGCCTCTCGCAAGTCAGCCTCCGTCGACTCGTCCATCTTCAGGCCAATCTGTTGCGCCTCCCACAAGTCAGCATCAGCCTGCTCGTCCTGTGACACTATCATCTTCAGGCCAACCTGTTATGCCCCTCGCAAGTCAGCCTCCGCCTACTCGTCCCGTCACACTTGCCGCTGCCACTGTTGAAGCTATTATGCCAAGAG cTGTCCCTCAAGCTCGGAAGGCATCCCTAGCCCGATTCTTGGAGAAACGGAAAGAAAG AGTGACAACTGTTTCGCCGTATTCATCAGCCAAAAGCCCAATTGAGAGCAGCGACACAGTTGGGAGCTCCATTGAGAACAACAAATCATCATGCACAGGCATTGCCATGTCAAGCAGCCATGACAAGTCAGTATGGCGGCCCAGAAACATCAGTTTTGGTGGAGAGTCCCCAAGTACAAACCTACATATCTGA